From one Dermacentor variabilis isolate Ectoservices chromosome 3, ASM5094787v1, whole genome shotgun sequence genomic stretch:
- the LOC142575036 gene encoding uncharacterized protein LOC142575036, with protein MSLRSKLHGFVSSFFWSKRAIVNMGVAKSDPFELGVRGTHQGSIISPFLFNVVMRGLSARLSDVDRVNHALYADNITVGCDGGSEGRVEESLQAALSCTGKFLAGTGLQLSPSKSELFMYRPTRRRRIPKGQVPFGEVDISIRTVIGQVIPRVKIIHVLGMLIEANGSNGQTIARIATKTDNMVRLITKVSNSRGAPGEDNLLRLYHAFLMSPSRTRPPRIAGTDTRAKLEAIMRKSIKMVLGIPMGTSTEKFMQLGVHNTLDEVVEAEQRSQVVRLSSSPAGRRIPKAAAHCRQGKAVRARPGDAGGRRGLAVSAQRPLVTQCRHMPGQGGCTARIRRR; from the coding sequence ATGAGCCTTAGGTCCAAGTTGCACGGGTTTGTCAGTTCGTTCTTTTGGAGCAAGCGCGCCATTGTCAATATGGGCGTGGCCAAGTCTGATCCATTCGAACTAGGGGTGAGGGGAACTCATCAGGGGTCGATCATCTCGCCCTTTCTCTTCAACGTCGTCATGCGCGGCCTTTCCGCGCGTCTCTCCGATGTTGACCGTGTTAATCACGCTCTTTATGCCGATAACATCACCGTGGGGTGCGATGGCGGCAGTGAAGGCAGAGTCGAGGAATCGCTACAGGCGGCCCTCAGCTGCACGGGGAAGTTCTTGGCGGGCACGGGGCTCCAGCTTTCGCCGTCCAAGTCCGAACTCTTTATGTATCGACCGACAAGAAGGAGGCGCATTCCCAAAGGGCAGGTCCCCTTCGGGGAGGTCGACATCTCCATTCGTACGGTCATCGGGCAGGTCATTCCCAGGGTGAAGATCATCCACGTACTCGGTATGTTAATCGAGGCAAACGGTAGTAACGGACAGACAATCGCTCGTATCGCCACCAAAACGGACAACATGGTCAGGCTCATCACTAAGGTCTCCAACAGTCGCGGAGCGCCGGGAGAAGACAACCTCCTTAGGTTGTACCACGCCTTCCTAATGAGTCCATCACGTACGCGGCCGCCGCGCATCGCTGGCACGGATACGAGGGCAAAGCTCGAAGCGAttatgcgcaagagcatcaaaatggtgcttggAATCCCCATGGGCACCAGCACGGAGAAGTTCATGcagctgggagtccacaacacccTCGACGAGGTTGTCGAGGCAGAGCAAAGGTCCCAGGTTGTCAGGCTCTCTTCCTCGCCTGCGGGGAGGCGGATCCCGAAGGCTGCAGCCCACTGCCGCCAGGGAAAGGCGGTGCGCGCTCGACCTGGGGACGCGGGAGGCCGTCGTGGTCTCGCCGTTTCCGCGCAACGTCCACTCGTCACACAGTGTAGGCACATGCCAGGCCAGGGCGGCTGCACTGCTCGGATTCGTCGCCGGTGA